A stretch of the Zeugodacus cucurbitae isolate PBARC_wt_2022May chromosome 6, idZeuCucr1.2, whole genome shotgun sequence genome encodes the following:
- the LOC105214975 gene encoding CD209 antigen-like protein C: protein MIGKKDICYGALIGILQIFSVVKADIEGWEMASGELYQNVEGAYSVRFGKTEYTVWHRKPLTWQNAYDFCERYNSSLVVLNEREKIVKLQLFLVKNNFVQAQINDDDPGFIYWIGGNDLKERNKWMWIPINKPFTYTHWLVGEPTRSSDQRCVEMGDKALGRWSNSPCSLKRYFICERSFKSVRQRIEL from the exons aTGATAGGCAAAAAGGACATTTGCTATGGAGCTCTGATTGGTATACTTCAAATATTCAGCGTTGTAAAGGCAGATATTGAAGGATGGGAAATGGCATCTGGAGAATTGTATCAAAATG TTGAGGGCGCTTATTCGGTGCGTTTTGGTAAGACGGAGTATACAGTTTGGCATCGAAAGCCG CTGACTTGGCAAAACGCCTATGACTTCTGTGAACGCTACAACAGTAGTCTGGTAGTGTTAAACGAACGCgagaaaattgtgaaattgcaattgtttttagtgaaaaata ATTTCGTTCAAGCTCAAATCAACGATGACGATCCCGGCTTCATTTACTGGATTGGTGGCAACGATTTGAAAGAACGCAATAAATGGATGTGGATACCGATTAATAAGCCATTTACATACACCCACTGGCTGGTTGGCGAACCGACGCGCTCTTCGGATCAACGTTGTGTAGAGATGGGTGATAAGGCGCTCGGACGTTGGAGCAATAGTCCTTGTTCACTAAAGCGTTACTTCATCTGCGAACGTAGCTTCAAATCTGTGCGTCAACGTATTGAATTGTAA